One genomic region from Salvelinus fontinalis isolate EN_2023a chromosome 18, ASM2944872v1, whole genome shotgun sequence encodes:
- the cd8a gene encoding T-cell surface glycoprotein CD8 alpha chain, protein MKMVQKWMQTLVLLFFCQETLQLSYLTEKTDGERVEITCAPVSKTKSNMVIWFRVQDNAGMEFIASFSTKDGMKKTDFNNEVFSEEQINKNILILKAFKNARDSGVYSCASINGNALVFGEVTRLVGPAPTTTTTTTTTTSMTTAIELTSSTTAKSCKVGKVDPTASCDLIVWAPLAAGCGLLFLLLIITVCHCNRIRTKRCPHHYKRQPRMAAPGQQHPTDNNRLF, encoded by the exons atgaaaatggtccAAAAGTGGATGCAGACACTTGTTTTACTGTTCTTTTGTCAAG AAACTCTCCAACTGAGTTATCTGACAGAGAAAAcggatggagagagggtggagatcACTTGTGCACCAGTCTCTAAGACTAAGAGCAACATGGTGATTTGGTTTAGAGTGCAAGACAACGCTGGAATGGAGTTTATTGCATCGTTTAGTACCAAGGACGGTATGAAGAAAACAGACTTTAACAATGAGGTCTTCAGCGAGGAGCAGATCAACAAAAACATATTGATACTGAAGGCTTTCAAAAATGCTCGAGATAGTGGCGTCTACAGCTGTGCATCAATCAATGGTAACGCGCTTGTGTTTGGTGAAGTAACTCGACTTGTTGGGCCAG CCcctacgacaacaacaacaaccacgaCGACTACATCAATGACCACAGCCATAGAGCTAACCAGCTCTACAACTGCCAAGTCGTGCAAAG TGGGAAAGGTGGACCCTACTGCATCCTGTGATTTGATCGTTTGGGCCCCATTGGCTGCTGGCtgtggcctcctcttcctcctcctcatcatcactgTATGCCACTGCAACC GGATAAGAACGAAACGATGCCCACATCATTACAAAAGACA GCCGAGAATGGCAGCACCGGGGCAACAACATCCTACAGACAACAACAGACTTTTCTAA